In a single window of the Ruminococcus albus 7 = DSM 20455 genome:
- a CDS encoding carbohydrate-binding domain-containing protein, which produces MKKTYLTSIIVSAVIVASMAGCGNITSTDKTNAETSKEIITEKIAELSYNTSSDEIFTERDLEQTADTSESQSIAVADNKTIDITEEGVYVISGTAENCTININADENAKVQLVLDGVSITNNDFPAIYVVSADKVFVTTTESENTLKVSGEFTADGETNTDAVIFSKEDLVLNGTGTLNVTSDYGNGITCKDEMKITGGTYNVSSALDAFEANDSISISDGKFNITSNKDGIHCENDELEGTITITGGSFEINAVSDGIQASALLQIDSGDLNITAAEGLEATYILINDGNITIDASDDGINASANSGSYEAAIVINGGDINVAVGQGDTDAIDSNGSIFVNGGTINVTAQMSSFDYDKTAEFNGGTIIVNGQEVSEIPQSMMGGGMRGGMGGGKHRGF; this is translated from the coding sequence ATGAAAAAGACTTATTTAACATCAATTATAGTGTCAGCTGTTATCGTTGCTTCTATGGCAGGCTGTGGAAATATCACATCTACGGACAAAACAAACGCTGAAACATCAAAAGAGATCATCACCGAAAAGATCGCAGAGCTTTCATACAATACATCATCTGATGAGATCTTCACCGAGCGTGACCTTGAGCAGACCGCAGATACAAGCGAGTCGCAGAGTATTGCCGTTGCCGATAACAAGACGATAGATATCACCGAGGAAGGTGTGTATGTCATCAGCGGCACAGCGGAAAACTGCACCATAAATATCAATGCAGACGAAAATGCTAAGGTACAGCTCGTACTTGACGGAGTAAGCATTACCAATAACGACTTCCCTGCAATATACGTTGTTTCAGCAGACAAGGTATTTGTTACCACTACAGAAAGCGAAAATACACTTAAAGTCAGCGGAGAGTTTACAGCAGACGGTGAAACCAATACCGATGCAGTTATCTTCTCGAAAGAAGATCTTGTCCTCAACGGTACGGGTACGCTGAATGTTACTTCTGATTACGGAAACGGTATTACCTGCAAGGACGAAATGAAGATCACAGGCGGAACATACAATGTAAGTTCGGCACTTGATGCATTTGAAGCGAATGATTCTATCTCCATAAGTGATGGAAAATTCAATATCACCTCAAATAAGGACGGTATCCACTGTGAAAATGATGAACTTGAAGGTACGATAACTATCACAGGAGGATCATTTGAAATAAACGCTGTCAGCGATGGTATCCAGGCTAGTGCACTGCTGCAGATAGACAGCGGAGATCTCAATATAACAGCCGCTGAGGGACTTGAAGCTACATATATACTTATCAATGACGGCAATATCACAATAGATGCCAGCGATGACGGTATCAACGCTTCAGCGAATTCCGGCAGTTATGAAGCAGCTATAGTAATAAACGGCGGAGATATTAATGTGGCAGTAGGTCAGGGCGATACTGATGCTATCGACTCAAACGGTTCGATCTTTGTTAACGGCGGAACTATAAATGTCACCGCACAGATGTCCTCTTTCGATTACGATAAAACTGCTGAATTCAACGGTGGAACTATCATCGTCAACGGACAGGAAGTCTCGGAGATACCACAAAGCATGATGGGCGGCGGTATGAGAGGCGGAATGGGCGGCGGAAAACACAGGGGTTTCTGA